A single genomic interval of Eurosta solidaginis isolate ZX-2024a chromosome 3, ASM4086904v1, whole genome shotgun sequence harbors:
- the LOC137244767 gene encoding protein transport protein Sec24D-like, whose amino-acid sequence MPRIYSWHLLLMAFMMPPTLPGQTPMLSQPPKPCQPQYPDTSGRLGYNQPPEPVTGKYQQPQQYDQAQRRLDPDQMPNPISVIIENQNSAGGAFITNAQGLLPPLVTTKYVVEDQGNSSPRYVRSSLYCIHATADLLKTTALSIKLTASPMARTVEGEYEPPIVNFGELGAIRSNRCKAQ is encoded by the exons atgccgcggatatattcttggcacttgttattgatggcttttatgatgccaccaacactacctggacagacgccaatgctcagtcaaccacccaagccgtgtcaaccccaatacccggacacgtccggacgtcttggttataat caaccacctgaacctgttactggtaaatatcaacagccgcaacagtatgatcaagcccaacgccgtttagatcccgatcagatgccaaatccgataagcgttatcattgaaaatcaaaatagcgctggtggtgcttttattactaatgctcagggtttattaccaccattggtgaccacaaaatatgtggtagaagatcagggtaactcatcgccacgttacgttag gtcgtctttgtattgcatacatgcaacagctgatttattaaaaacaacagctttgtccattaaacTTACCGCctcaccaatggcacgaacggttgagggtgaatatgagccacccattgtaaattttggtgaattgggtgcaattagatctaatcgttgcaaggctcaatag